A window of the Candidatus Eremiobacteraceae bacterium genome harbors these coding sequences:
- a CDS encoding fumarylacetoacetate hydrolase family protein, with protein sequence MRLVRFAIDGRIKSGTIEDDSAVAGGERWPLARVKLLAPCVPSKIIGVGRNYADHAAELGNALPKEPLLFLKAPSALNDPDGDIVYPSQSRRVDYEGELAVVIGKRCHGVPKSQAFDVVAGYTVCNDVTARDLQESDGQWARAKGFDTFAPLGPWIVTGLDPAALRVRTSLNGTLRQDCPTSKLIFDVPTLIEYISAAFTLEPGDVIATGTPSGIGPMQRGDQVSVEIAGIGTLTNRVV encoded by the coding sequence ATGAGACTGGTACGATTCGCCATCGACGGCCGCATCAAGAGCGGCACTATCGAAGATGATAGCGCCGTCGCCGGCGGCGAGCGCTGGCCGCTGGCGCGCGTCAAGCTGCTCGCGCCGTGCGTCCCGTCCAAGATCATCGGGGTCGGCCGCAACTACGCCGATCACGCGGCCGAGCTCGGCAACGCGCTGCCGAAAGAACCGCTGCTGTTCCTCAAAGCTCCGTCCGCGCTCAACGATCCGGACGGCGACATCGTGTATCCATCCCAGAGCCGGCGTGTCGACTACGAAGGCGAGCTCGCCGTGGTCATCGGCAAGCGCTGCCATGGCGTGCCCAAGTCGCAGGCGTTCGACGTCGTCGCCGGCTACACGGTCTGCAACGATGTCACCGCGCGCGATCTGCAGGAGAGCGACGGCCAGTGGGCGCGCGCGAAAGGATTCGACACGTTCGCGCCGCTTGGTCCGTGGATCGTCACGGGGCTCGACCCGGCCGCGCTGCGCGTGCGCACGTCGCTCAATGGAACGCTCAGACAGGATTGCCCGACGAGCAAACTGATCTTCGACGTCCCGACGCTCATCGAGTACATCAGCGCCGCGTTCACGCTCGAACCGGGCGACGTCATCGCGACCGGCACGCCGTCAGGCATCGGACCGATGCAGCGCGGCGATCAGGTGAGCGTGGAGATCGCGGGCATCGGCACCCTGACCAACCGGGTCGTGTGA